The Kordia sp. SMS9 DNA window ACATTTCTAAACAATCTAACAAGTCTATGAATCTAAAATTCTTCGATGATAATTAATCTGCCCCACATGATAACTCAAATGCCATAATAAATGAAGCAACATCAATTCATACGAAGGAATTTCTCCGTTTTTTTCTATCGGATATTTTTCTTGTAATTTCTCTTCGGGAAAGTTCATCAACGCTGTCAACACAATTTCTTTTACCTTCGTAATTTCAGCAAGTAAGGTTGCTTTTGGAACGTTTCTCGTGCTAAATTCCAAGTCGCGCTGACGCACATAATCCGTATTTCCCAAATGTTTGCCAATAAAATGGTTCAGATTTCCAATCAAGTGCAAACACAAAGTTCCCGCGCTGTTTGAAATGTTTTCTGTGACTTTCCAAAGAGAAGTTTCCTCTTGATACTGTTCAATTTCAGAAGTTAAACGATCAATTTCTCTGTCAAAAATTTTTATAAGTGAAGTTTTCATACCGTATTTTTTATGTATTTAAAAGTACAAAGATTGTTTCTAAAATACCTAGTTTTGTTATTCTTATACAATCCAACTTATGAATTCCAGAAAAGCACAACTTGAAGCCTTTGATCGTTTGTTAACCATTATGGATGAATTGCGCGAGCAATGTCCGTGGGATCGTAAGCAAACCTTGCAAACGCTACGTCATTTAACGATTGAAGAAACCTACGAATTGGGCGACGCGATTCTAGAAAATGATTTGGAAGAAGTCAAAAAAGAATTGGGAGATTTACTTTTGCATATTGTGTTTTACGCGAAAATTGGCAGTGAAACCAAAGATTTTGACATGGCAGATGTAGCCAACGGAATTTGCGAAAAACTCATCAGTCGTCATCCGCATATTTACGGCGATGTTGAGGTAAATGATGAAGAAGATGTAAAACGCAACTGGGAGAATCTAAAATTAAAAGAAGGAAAAAAATCAGTTT harbors:
- a CDS encoding DUF1572 family protein, yielding MKTSLIKIFDREIDRLTSEIEQYQEETSLWKVTENISNSAGTLCLHLIGNLNHFIGKHLGNTDYVRQRDLEFSTRNVPKATLLAEITKVKEIVLTALMNFPEEKLQEKYPIEKNGEIPSYELMLLHLLWHLSYHVGQINYHRRILDS
- the mazG gene encoding nucleoside triphosphate pyrophosphohydrolase gives rise to the protein MNSRKAQLEAFDRLLTIMDELREQCPWDRKQTLQTLRHLTIEETYELGDAILENDLEEVKKELGDLLLHIVFYAKIGSETKDFDMADVANGICEKLISRHPHIYGDVEVNDEEDVKRNWENLKLKEGKKSVLEGVPKSLPALVKANRIQDKVAGVGFDWEEPNQVWEKLEEELSEFQEEVAKGDQQAMESEFGDVLFSMINYARFLKIDPENALERTNKKFIKRFQYLEQKAAGLDKQLSDMTLAEMDVFWEEAKKL